From the Penicillium oxalicum strain HP7-1 chromosome V, whole genome shotgun sequence genome, one window contains:
- a CDS encoding Alpha-galactosidase 6, with product MAVFSKVLGGIVSLAYVVSALNNGLAVTPQMGWDDWNAFGCNLDQQLILSTADVIKNTGLRDLGYYYIILDDCWSSGRTSSGQLIADAKKFPNGMKYLGDQLHAEGFGFGMYSSAGTKTCAGYPASLGMETTDANTFASWGVDYLKYDNCNNQGKSGSQAVSSARYNAMEKALAATGRKILYSLCNWGEDSPWVWGPSVGNSWRITGDITDKYNSASSTCPIPRSGGYGCSVTQIMSKQAEIASFSGPGGWNDLDMLEVGNGGMTDAEYVAHFSMWSAAKSPLIMGNDMRKLKASDWSILANPAVIAVNQDPLGVAASYRWTRNNVQLWSGPLVSTTGSSTNDMVVVLFNNGGSSTTASATLTDIFGSSNVPNTKFEIRDLWGSRLSDSQAQAVLNDGAAAHSSLLYNANAQSYKTGLAKADPKLLGTVVGSVSGASGSISQSVPALGCRIFRLRAVGDSSPGQGSPSTTTTTAAPAGPTTTSGSQGSQQTKYGQCGGQGWTGPTSCVPPSTCTAQNQWYSQCL from the exons ATGGCGGTCTTTTCGAAAGTCCTCGGGGGTATTGTCTCTCTCGCATATGTCGTTTCAGCACTGAACAATGGGCTTGCTGTGACTCCTCAAATGGGATGGG ATGACTGGAATGCATTTGGATGCAACCTGGACCAGCAATTGATCCTCTCTACCGCCGATGTGATCAAGAACACTGGTCTGAGAGACCTGGGTTACTACTACATCATTCTGGATGATTGCTGGTCCTCTGGCCGTACCTCAAGTGGACAGCTCATTGCCGATGCGAAAAAATTCCCCAACGGTATGAAGTACCTGGGTGACCAGCTCCACGCCGAGGGCTTTGGCTTCGGAATGTATTCAAGCGCTGGCACCAAGACC TGTGCTGGATACCCCGCAAGTCTGGGCATGGAGACGACCGACGCAAACACGTTCGCCAGCTGGGGAGTTGATTATCTGAAATACGACAATTGCAACAACCAAGGAAAGTCAGGAAGCCAAGCGGTCAGCTCTGCTCG GTACAATGCGATGGAAAAGGCACTCGCGGCAACCGGGCGCAAGATCCTCTATTCTCTTTGCAACTGGGGTGAAGATTCACCCTGGGTTTGGGGTCCCTCGGTTGGCAACTCCTGGAGAATTACTGGTGATATCACAGACAAATACAACTCCGCGTCGTCCACTTGCCCCAT TCCTCGTTCTGGTGGCTATGGTTGCTCTGTCACCCAGATCATGTCCAAGCAGGCCGAGATTGCATCTTTCTCGGGTCCAGGCGGCTGGAACGACTTGGACATGCTTGAGGTCGGCAATGGTGGCATGACCGACGCCGAATATGTGGCGCATTTCAGCATGT GGTCTGCTGCCAAGAGTCCACTCATCATGGGCAACGATATGCGAAAACTCAAGGCCAGTGACTGGTCCATCCTGGCCAACCCGGccgtcatcgccgtcaaCCAGGATCCTCTCGGAGTCGCTGCCTCCTACCGATGGACACGCAACAACGTGCAGCTGTGGAGTGGCCCGCTGGTCTCGACCACAGGCAGTTCGACCAACGACATGGTCGTCGTCCTCTTCAACAACGGCGGGTCCAGCACAACCGCCTCTGCGACTCTCACCGACATATTCGGCTCTTCCAACGTGCCCAACACCAAGTTTGAGATCCGCGATCTCTGGGGATCTCGACTCAGCGACAGCCAAGCCCAGGCCGTTCTCAACGATGGTGCTGCCGCTCACTCATCGTTGCTATACAACGCCAATGCGCAAAGCTACAAGACAGGTCTCGCCAAGGCTGATCCTAAACTCCTGGGTACAGTGGTGGGTTCTGTTTCCGGTGCCAGCGGCTCCATCTCTCAGTCCGTTCCCGCCCTGGGCTGTCGGATCTTCCGACTTCGTGCCGTCGGAGACTCCTCCCCTGGTCAGGGTTCCCCGtccactaccaccaccaccgctgCCCCAGCCGGTCCTACGACAACTTCAGGGAGCCAGGGCTCTCAACAGACCAAGTATGGTCAATGTGGTGGCCAGGGCTGGACTGGACCCACGTCATGTGTTCCCCCGTCCACCTGCACCGCTCAGAACC AGTGGTACTCCCAGTGCCTTTGA
- a CDS encoding Glycerophosphodiester transporter GIT2 has translation MDALQTEKTDKVTSGVEEELQVVQKSRWERSWPVIACGAGLFSDGYLNGVIGSVDTMLSRIYPTSYKNSPALRNVSSLVFVGEVVGMLIFGVTSDYFSRKWSLMASTIILIVFAALSAGSYGAHGSPNGLFAALTAYRFLMGIGIGGEYPAGSVAAAESTNELKEGHRNRWFIFFTDFIIDFGFVVAAFVPMVLVLIFGEDRLEAPWRIALGLGVLPPLSLVYLRLKLKEPEEFNKERMHRFPYGLIIKYHWKNLLIVSLVWFIYDFSVFAFGTYSSVWLETILGKSAPLWHTFGWNVVVNLFYLPGSFAGAFVSDWIGPRKCLVLGMTAQAVVGFIMSGCYAYLRLPQNVAAFVVVYGIFLSLGELGPGDNIGLLASKTSATAVRGQYYAIAAAIGKIGAFVGTYVFPILQSNPDPIAAGQNPFFVASSLCIFASAIVWFGLPHIGQDTISKHDREFREYLEAHGYDVSTLGSARS, from the exons ATGGACGCTCTACAGACTGAAAAGACAGATAAGGTCACCTCCGGCGTTGAGGAGGAACTGCAGGTCGTTCAAAAGAGCCGCTGGGAGCGCAGCTGGCCTGTCATTGCTTGCGGTGCCGGACTTTTCTCTGATGGATATCTTAATGGT GTCATCGGCTCTGTCGACACGATGCTATCCCGAATCTATCCGACTAGTTATAAAAACTCCCCCGCGCTGCGCAATGTATCCTCTCTCGTCTTTGTCGGCGAGGTCGTTGGCATGTTGATCTTCGGTGTCACGAGCGACTACTTCTCGCGAAAATGGTCTCTCATGGCGTCAACAATCATTCTGATCGTGTTTGCTGCCCTCAGTGCTGGTTCGTACGGCGCTCATGGAAGTCCGAATGGTCTTTTCGCCGCGCTCACGGCCTATCGTTTCCTCATGGGTATTGGCATTGGTGGTGAATATCCCGCTGGTTCGGTCGCCGCGGCTGAAAGTACCAACGAGCTCAAGGAGGGCCATCGAAACCGTTggttcatcttcttcaccgaCTTCATCATCGATTTTGGTTTCGTCGTGGCTGCGTTTGTACCGATGGTTCTCGTGTTGATCTTTGGGGAAGACCGTCTCGAGGCTCCTTGGCGTATTGCTCTTGGATTGGGCGTCTTGCCTCCATTGAGCTTGGTGTACCTCCGTCTGAAGCTGAAGGAGCCTGAGGAATTCAACAAGGAGCGTATGCATCGCTTCCCATACGGTCTGATTATCAA GTACCACTGGAAGAACCTG CTCATTGTCTCCCTCGTCTGGTTCATCTACGATTTTtctgtctttgcctttggaaCCTACTCCTCCGTCTGGCTGGAGACTATTCTCGGCAAATCAGCTCCTCTCTGGCACACCTTTGGGTGGAACGTGGTTGTCAATCTCTTCTACCTACCCGGTTCTTTCGCGGGAGCTTTTGTGAGTGATTGGATCGGTCCTCGCAAGTGCTTGGTTCTAGGCATGACCGCTCAAGCCGTGGTgggattcatcatgtccggCTGCTACGCATACCTGCGTCTACCCCAGAACGTTGCCGCCTTCGTCGTTGTCTACGG TATCTTCTTGTCTCTGGGGGAACTCGGCCCCGGCGACAACATCGGCCTTTTGGCGTCCAAGACTAGCGCCACTGCCGTTCGAGGCCAGTATTACGCCATCGCAGCAGCCATTGGGAAGATTGGTGCTTTTGTGGGCACCTATGTCTTTCCCATTCTGCAGAGTAATCCAGATCCCATCGCTGCTGGTCAGAATCCGTTCTTTGTCGCCAGTTCGTTGTGCATTTTCGCTTCCGCAATTGTCTGGTTTGGCCTGCCTCACATCGGACAG gaCACAATCAGCAAGCATGATCGTGAGTTCCGTGAGTATTTGGAGGCTCATGGGTACGACGTTTCTACCCTCGGAAGTGCGCGTTCTTGA
- a CDS encoding Lipase A, whose product MLHLKSLSLSCVIAWLLGSSGAEAGAAVTRETSPVSNKLFNSLEELSRLVDISYCVGTTGVKKPFQCLSHCAEFPNLELIETWNTGILLSDSCGYIALSHPPGPKRIVVAFRGTYSITNTIIDLSAYPQSYIPYNGHEDEDENKKHSNKDNNQDKLDNHSQTNYDTSQIQKQSNPETQTIRCNNCTVHAGFMKSWLHTRSAILPTVFHAIQQYPDYEITLVGHSLGGAVATLAGLEMRLKGWNPLITTFGAPMVGNAAFATFLDKTFHIGNYTRAGQNVEDQRIRRVTHIEDPVPLLPLREWGYAPHAAEIFIAKAALPPGPEDVRICEGDEDTRCIAGAGMSANSLQDGLLDVVISAESENAAMDNTCLSDVEDADSKLRGASDAQQVILSKHQRRRKGQCETLVQEKTAPLYPRSWNWDVIPARYRLWELFFAHRDYFWRIGLCMPSGNLFE is encoded by the exons ATGCTTCATCTGAAGAGTCTTTCTCTCAGTTGCGTGATAGCATGGCTTCTCGGATCTTCAGGCGCCGAAGCCGGCGCCGCGGTGACAAGAGAGACCAGCCCTGTCTCCAATAAACTCTTCAACTCCCTCGAGGAGTTGTCCCGACTAGTCGACATATCCTACTGCGTAGGCACGACGGGTGTGAAGAAGCCATTCCAGTGTCTGAGTCACTGCGCCGAATTTCCAAACCTGGAACTCATCGAG ACGTGGAATACTGGCATTCTGCTCTCCGACTCTTGCGGCTATATCGCTTTATCGCATCCACCCGGTCCCAAGCGCATCGTCGTCGCTTTCCGGGGAACTTATTCGATCACAAATACCATCATTGATCTTTCCGCATACCCGCAATCGTACATTCCTTATAATGGTcacgaggacgaagatgagaacAAAAAGCACAGCAACAAAGATAACAACCAAGACAAGCTTGACAACCACTCTCAAACCAACTACGATACCTCCCAGATCCAAAAACAATCAAATCCAGAAACCCAGACTATCCGCTGCAACAACTGCACCGTGCACGCCGGATTCATGAAATCGTGGCTCCATACCCGATCCGCAATTCTACCCACGGTCTTCCACGCCATCCAGCAATACCCCGACTATGAAATCACTCTTGTAGGCCACTCCCTCGGCGGGGCCGTCGCCACTCTCGCCGGTCTTGAAATGCGCCTGAAAGGCTGGAACCCGCTCATCACTACCTTCGGCGCACCAATGGTCGGAAACGCCGCATTCGCAACGTTTCTCGACAAGACATTCCACATTGGCAACTATACTCGTGCCGGACAGAATGTCGAGGACCAGCGGATTCGTCGCGTCACCCACATAGAGGATCCCGTTCCTCTCCTGCCGTTGCGAGAGTGGGGGTATGCGCCGCATGCTGCGGAGATTTTCATCGCCAAGGCTGCGCTTCCTCCCGGTCCGGAGGATGTGCGGATCTGCGAAGGCGACGAGGACACGAGGTGTATTGCCGGGGCGGGGATGTCTGCGAATTCATTGCAGGATGGTCTTTTAGACGTGGTGATTTCTGCCGAGTCGGAGAATGCCGCCATGGACAACACTTGTTTGTCTGATGTGGAAGACGCAGATAGCAAGCTTCGAGGAGCGAGTGATGCTCAGCAGGTCATATTGAGCAAACACCAACGACGTCGAAAAGGTCAATGCGAGACCCTCGTCCAAGAAAAGACCGCGCCGCTGTATCCGCGATCTTGGAATTGGGACGTGATTCCGGCGCGGTATAGACTCTGGGAGCTCTTTTTCGCTCATCGAGACTATTTCTGGCGCATTGGGCTGTGCATGCCGAGCGGGAATCTCTTTGAATAA